A single genomic interval of Syngnathoides biaculeatus isolate LvHL_M chromosome 1, ASM1980259v1, whole genome shotgun sequence harbors:
- the tac1 gene encoding protachykinin-1 isoform X1: protein MCIEDCNFEKREENHLTELWCIVRGEATVLHCHFLPDQPDQDVCKDGWMSSDPFREMLLRRTRKPRPHQFISLMGKRSMAKTQIPRKNVPGRTCLISHDIDVGDAPPVKQHPYRMNLVKSEILQKEVQYMLDNDIIEPSDSPWSSTSVLVPKRGGGWCSCTNMKTVNALSRADSYPLPRADDCIDHVSQATYVSKFDLLKGFWQVPLVVSVKTIAAFATPDELYQYKMMVFSLKNAPATFQWLVNNVTSGLEGVKAYMDDVIVYAMERGFSSSSRDCRQGNRLSILQSASLKRPRLNSWGILYGNQLVG, encoded by the exons ATGTGCATTGAAGATTGTAATTTTGAAAAGAGAGAAGAAAACCACCTGACTGAACTATGGTGCATTGTGCGTGGTGAGGCAACTGTACTACACTGTCATTTCCTTCCTGATCAACCAGACCAGGATGTATGCAAG GACGGCTGGATGTCCAGTGACCCATTCAGAGAAATGCTTTTGAGGAGGACAAGAAAACCACGGCCACATCAGTTTATCAGCCTAATGGGAAAACGCTCAATGG CAAAGACACAGATTCCACGCAAAA ATGTGCCTGGCCGCACATGCCTGATTAGTCATGACATAGATGTGGGTGATGCTCCACCTGTGAAACAACACCCATATCGAATGAATCTTGTGAAGAGTGAGATTCTGCAGAAGGAGGTGCAGTACATGCTGGACAATGACATTATAGAACCCAGTGACAGTCCATGGAGTTCAACTAGTGTACTGGTACCCAAGCGTGGTGGTGGCTGGTGCTCCTGCACTaacatgaaaactgtcaatgcACTGTCACGAGCTGACTCCTACCCTCTGCCGAGAGCGGATGATTGCATTGATCACGTCAGTCAAGCTACATACGTGAGTAAGTTCGACCTTCTGAAGGGCTTCTGGCAGGTGCCGCTCGTGGTCTCTGTAAAGACGATTGCGGCATTTGCTACACCTGACGAACTGTATCAATACAAAATGATGGTGTTCAGCTTGAAGAATGCCCCAGCAACCTTCCAATGGCTTGTGAACAACGTGACATCTGGTCTGGAAGGTGTCAAAGCCTACATGGATGATGTCATTGTTTACGCCATGGAAAGAGGATTCAGCAGCTCTTCGAGAGACTGTCGGCAGGGAAACAGACTGTCCATCTTGCAAAGTGCGAGTTTGAAAAGGCCCAGGTTGAATTCCTGGGGCATCTTGTACGGCAACCAATTAGTGGGATGA
- the tac1 gene encoding protachykinin-1 isoform X3, whose translation MCIEDCNFEKREENHLTELWCIVRGEATVLHCHFLPDQPDQDVCKDGWMSSDPFREMLLRRTRKPRPHQFISLMGKRSMAKTQIPRKRHKVNSFVGLMGKRNQEEPDSYD comes from the exons ATGTGCATTGAAGATTGTAATTTTGAAAAGAGAGAAGAAAACCACCTGACTGAACTATGGTGCATTGTGCGTGGTGAGGCAACTGTACTACACTGTCATTTCCTTCCTGATCAACCAGACCAGGATGTATGCAAG GACGGCTGGATGTCCAGTGACCCATTCAGAGAAATGCTTTTGAGGAGGACAAGAAAACCACGGCCACATCAGTTTATCAGCCTAATGGGAAAACGCTCAATGG CAAAGACACAGATTCCACGCAAAA gGCATAAAGTCAACTCTTTTGTCGGGTTGATGGGGAAACGAAACCAAGAAGAGCCAG aTTCCTATGATTGA
- the tac1 gene encoding protachykinin-1 isoform X2, with the protein MNLRVFPLFMLFVAVTPFFCKENFQQEIDEYWTNNHIQEDGWMSSDPFREMLLRRTRKPRPHQFISLMGKRSMAKTQIPRKNVPGRTCLISHDIDVGDAPPVKQHPYRMNLVKSEILQKEVQYMLDNDIIEPSDSPWSSTSVLVPKRGGGWCSCTNMKTVNALSRADSYPLPRADDCIDHVSQATYVSKFDLLKGFWQVPLVVSVKTIAAFATPDELYQYKMMVFSLKNAPATFQWLVNNVTSGLEGVKAYMDDVIVYAMERGFSSSSRDCRQGNRLSILQSASLKRPRLNSWGILYGNQLVG; encoded by the exons ATGAATTTGCGTGTTTTCCCACTTTTTATGCTTTTCGTCGCTGTGACTCCATTTTTTTGCAAGGAGAACTTCCAACAAGAAATCGATGAGTACTGGACGAACAACCACATTCAGGAA GACGGCTGGATGTCCAGTGACCCATTCAGAGAAATGCTTTTGAGGAGGACAAGAAAACCACGGCCACATCAGTTTATCAGCCTAATGGGAAAACGCTCAATGG CAAAGACACAGATTCCACGCAAAA ATGTGCCTGGCCGCACATGCCTGATTAGTCATGACATAGATGTGGGTGATGCTCCACCTGTGAAACAACACCCATATCGAATGAATCTTGTGAAGAGTGAGATTCTGCAGAAGGAGGTGCAGTACATGCTGGACAATGACATTATAGAACCCAGTGACAGTCCATGGAGTTCAACTAGTGTACTGGTACCCAAGCGTGGTGGTGGCTGGTGCTCCTGCACTaacatgaaaactgtcaatgcACTGTCACGAGCTGACTCCTACCCTCTGCCGAGAGCGGATGATTGCATTGATCACGTCAGTCAAGCTACATACGTGAGTAAGTTCGACCTTCTGAAGGGCTTCTGGCAGGTGCCGCTCGTGGTCTCTGTAAAGACGATTGCGGCATTTGCTACACCTGACGAACTGTATCAATACAAAATGATGGTGTTCAGCTTGAAGAATGCCCCAGCAACCTTCCAATGGCTTGTGAACAACGTGACATCTGGTCTGGAAGGTGTCAAAGCCTACATGGATGATGTCATTGTTTACGCCATGGAAAGAGGATTCAGCAGCTCTTCGAGAGACTGTCGGCAGGGAAACAGACTGTCCATCTTGCAAAGTGCGAGTTTGAAAAGGCCCAGGTTGAATTCCTGGGGCATCTTGTACGGCAACCAATTAGTGGGATGA
- the tac1 gene encoding protachykinin-1 isoform X4 gives MNLRVFPLFMLFVAVTPFFCKENFQQEIDEYWTNNHIQEDGWMSSDPFREMLLRRTRKPRPHQFISLMGKRSMAKTQIPRKRHKVNSFVGLMGKRNQEEPDSYD, from the exons ATGAATTTGCGTGTTTTCCCACTTTTTATGCTTTTCGTCGCTGTGACTCCATTTTTTTGCAAGGAGAACTTCCAACAAGAAATCGATGAGTACTGGACGAACAACCACATTCAGGAA GACGGCTGGATGTCCAGTGACCCATTCAGAGAAATGCTTTTGAGGAGGACAAGAAAACCACGGCCACATCAGTTTATCAGCCTAATGGGAAAACGCTCAATGG CAAAGACACAGATTCCACGCAAAA gGCATAAAGTCAACTCTTTTGTCGGGTTGATGGGGAAACGAAACCAAGAAGAGCCAG aTTCCTATGATTGA